The Egibacteraceae bacterium genome contains a region encoding:
- the purL gene encoding phosphoribosylformylglycinamidine synthase subunit PurL, giving the protein MSAVPVPAPDPRLLAKELGLTDDEYDRVADTLGREPSTAELGTYSVMWSEHCSYKSSRIYLRGLPTQGPEILVGPGENAGVVDVGGGLAVTFKIESHNHPSFVEPFQGAATGVGGIIRDILTMGARPIALLDALRFGDPADATTRWVVDGVVRGVGHYGNSIGVATVGGETAFDPCYAGNPLVNALCLGVLPADRIQLARAEAPGDIAVLIGQRTGRDGIGGASVLASAEFGAGGLADAKRPNVQVGDPFAGKLLVESCLELYEADLLSGIQDMGAAGIACSTAEMASAAGMGMRVDLDRVPLREPSMQPWEILCSESQERMLALVSPDQLAAVLAVCARWGVDATPIGEVTDGDRLVFTWRGEVVHDAPAASLADDGPVYTRPVTDWVHPHAGVDVDGEDPPADLHAVALAVLASPNVASAAWVYEQYDAIVGSGTVAGPGADAAVIRLPGGDGRGVALSTDGNGRWCALDPAEGARLVVAEAARNVACAGARPVAATNCLNFGSPERPEIMGQFRDTIAGMGQACAALRTPVTGGNVSFYNATGTAAVHPTPVIGVLGLLEDVAGAVPSAFAAAGDAVVLIGAPTRPGLGGSEYVWTTSGRVAGRPPAVDLDQERALHELLVDAAARGLLTSAHDVSVGGLVTSLVECCLPGGLGAAVAAEETVPAHQWLFSESPSRVVASARAGDLDRLAERCAARGVALRRLGRVTAERVLAIDGIVSLDLDAVDAVRRDALAGALGLGGA; this is encoded by the coding sequence GTGAGCGCCGTCCCGGTCCCCGCGCCCGACCCCCGCCTGCTCGCCAAGGAGCTCGGGCTGACCGACGACGAGTACGACCGCGTCGCCGACACCCTCGGGCGGGAGCCGTCCACGGCGGAGCTCGGCACGTACTCGGTGATGTGGTCCGAGCACTGCTCGTACAAGTCCTCGCGCATCTACCTGCGGGGCCTGCCGACGCAGGGCCCGGAGATCCTCGTCGGCCCCGGCGAGAACGCCGGCGTGGTCGATGTCGGCGGTGGCCTGGCCGTCACGTTCAAGATCGAGAGCCACAACCACCCGAGCTTCGTCGAGCCCTTCCAGGGCGCGGCCACCGGTGTGGGCGGCATCATCCGCGACATCCTGACCATGGGCGCGCGGCCGATCGCCCTGCTCGACGCGCTGCGCTTCGGCGACCCCGCGGACGCGACGACCCGCTGGGTGGTCGACGGGGTCGTGCGCGGCGTCGGGCACTACGGCAACTCGATCGGCGTGGCCACCGTCGGCGGCGAGACGGCCTTTGACCCGTGCTACGCCGGCAACCCGCTGGTCAACGCGCTGTGCCTGGGCGTCCTGCCGGCCGACCGCATCCAGCTGGCGCGCGCCGAGGCGCCCGGGGACATCGCGGTGCTGATCGGCCAGCGCACCGGCCGCGACGGCATCGGGGGGGCGTCGGTGCTGGCGTCGGCGGAGTTCGGCGCGGGCGGCCTGGCCGACGCCAAGCGCCCGAACGTCCAGGTCGGCGACCCCTTCGCCGGCAAGCTGCTCGTCGAGTCCTGCCTGGAGCTCTACGAGGCCGACCTGCTGTCGGGCATCCAGGACATGGGCGCGGCGGGGATCGCCTGCTCGACGGCCGAGATGGCCTCGGCGGCCGGGATGGGCATGCGTGTCGACCTCGACCGGGTGCCGCTGCGCGAGCCGTCCATGCAGCCCTGGGAGATCCTCTGCTCGGAGTCCCAGGAGCGCATGCTCGCCCTGGTGTCGCCCGACCAGCTGGCCGCGGTGCTCGCCGTCTGCGCGCGCTGGGGCGTGGACGCCACCCCCATCGGCGAGGTCACCGACGGCGACCGGCTGGTGTTCACCTGGCGCGGCGAGGTCGTGCACGACGCGCCCGCCGCCTCCCTGGCCGACGACGGCCCGGTGTACACCCGCCCGGTGACCGACTGGGTCCACCCCCACGCCGGCGTCGACGTGGACGGCGAGGATCCGCCGGCCGACCTGCACGCCGTGGCGCTGGCCGTGCTGGCAAGCCCCAACGTGGCCAGCGCGGCGTGGGTCTACGAGCAGTACGACGCGATCGTCGGGTCGGGGACGGTGGCCGGCCCCGGCGCGGACGCCGCCGTCATCCGCCTGCCCGGCGGCGACGGGCGCGGCGTGGCCCTGAGCACCGACGGCAACGGCCGGTGGTGCGCGCTGGACCCCGCCGAGGGCGCGCGGCTGGTGGTGGCCGAAGCCGCCCGCAACGTCGCCTGCGCCGGTGCCCGGCCGGTCGCGGCGACCAACTGCCTGAACTTCGGCTCGCCCGAGCGCCCCGAGATCATGGGCCAGTTTCGCGACACGATCGCCGGCATGGGCCAGGCGTGCGCTGCCCTGCGCACCCCGGTCACCGGCGGCAACGTGAGCTTCTACAACGCCACCGGCACCGCGGCGGTGCACCCCACGCCGGTGATCGGGGTGCTCGGCCTGCTCGAGGACGTGGCGGGCGCCGTGCCCTCGGCCTTCGCCGCAGCGGGCGACGCCGTCGTGCTGATCGGGGCGCCGACCCGTCCCGGGCTGGGCGGCTCGGAGTACGTATGGACCACGTCGGGGCGGGTCGCCGGTCGACCCCCCGCGGTCGACCTGGACCAGGAGCGGGCGCTGCACGAGCTGCTCGTCGACGCCGCCGCGCGGGGCCTGCTGACCAGCGCCCACGACGTCAGCGTCGGCGGGCTGGTGACCAGCCTCGTCGAGTGCTGCCTGCCCGGGGGCCTCGGCGCCGCCGTCGCCGCCGAGGAGACCGTGCCCGCCCACCAGTGGCTGTTCAGCGAGTCGCCCTCGCGGGTGGTCGCGAGCGCGCGGGCGGGCGACCTCGACCGCCTCGCCGAGCGGTGCGCGGCGCGGGGCGTCGCGCTGCGCCGGCTCGGCCGGGTCACCGCCGAACGCGTGCTGGCGATCGACGGGATCGTGTCGCTCGACCTCGACGCGGTCGACGCCGTGCGCCGCGACGCCCTGGCGGGCGCCCTCGGCCTCGGCGGCGCCTGA
- the purQ gene encoding phosphoribosylformylglycinamidine synthase subunit PurQ → MRIGVVTFPGSCDDRDAAYALELVGAEPVRLWHGDADLAGVEAVVLPGGFTYGDYLRTGALARFSPVMGAVAGFAGRGGPVLGVCNGFQVLCEAGLLPGALTRNVGLRFVHRRQHVRVEAVGAWTAGIAPGTILDIPVKHGEGRYVHPDPDGLAAAGQVLARYCHADGTVDDGANPNGSVAGIAGVTNAGGNVAGLMPHPEHAVDPLLGSTDGARLLRAALARITAPA, encoded by the coding sequence ATGCGCATCGGCGTGGTGACCTTCCCCGGCTCGTGCGACGACCGCGACGCCGCCTACGCGCTGGAGCTGGTCGGCGCCGAGCCGGTGCGCCTGTGGCACGGCGACGCCGACCTCGCCGGGGTCGAGGCGGTCGTGCTGCCGGGCGGGTTCACCTACGGCGACTACCTGCGCACCGGGGCGCTGGCGCGCTTCTCGCCGGTGATGGGTGCGGTGGCCGGGTTCGCCGGCCGGGGCGGGCCGGTGCTCGGCGTCTGCAACGGCTTCCAGGTCCTGTGCGAAGCGGGCCTGCTGCCCGGCGCGCTGACCCGCAACGTGGGTCTGCGCTTCGTGCACCGCCGCCAGCACGTGCGCGTGGAGGCGGTCGGAGCGTGGACGGCGGGGATCGCGCCGGGCACGATCCTCGACATCCCGGTCAAGCACGGGGAGGGGCGCTACGTGCACCCCGATCCCGACGGCTTGGCCGCCGCCGGTCAGGTGCTCGCCCGCTACTGCCACGCCGACGGCACGGTCGACGACGGGGCCAACCCCAACGGCAGCGTGGCCGGCATCGCCGGGGTCACCAACGCCGGGGGCAACGTCGCCGGGCTGATGCCCCACCCCGAGCACGCCGTGGACCCGCTGCTCGGCTCGACCGACGGGGCCCGGCTGCTCCGGGCCGCCCTGGCGCGCATCACGGCCCCGGCGTGA
- a CDS encoding Uma2 family endonuclease — protein sequence MSEAPATHGYTYDDLAGFPDDGYRREIIGGELIVNAAPAPGHQDAVLELGAGLLAWTKRNGGKVYVAPLDVYFAHDDVVEPDVVFLRPEHAEQIGDRYVRDAPDLVVEVSSPSTRRLELVRKRDLYERYGVPEYWYVDRDADRVEVYRLGTDRRYATPALLGSGEHLTTPAAPGFRVAVDDVLGLG from the coding sequence ATGTCCGAGGCACCGGCCACCCACGGCTACACCTACGACGACCTCGCCGGGTTCCCCGACGACGGCTACCGCCGGGAGATCATCGGCGGGGAGCTCATCGTGAATGCGGCGCCCGCGCCGGGGCACCAGGACGCGGTGCTCGAGCTGGGCGCAGGCCTGCTGGCGTGGACGAAGCGGAACGGCGGCAAGGTCTACGTCGCGCCGCTCGACGTGTACTTCGCCCACGACGACGTCGTCGAGCCTGACGTGGTCTTCCTGCGCCCCGAGCACGCCGAGCAGATCGGCGACCGCTACGTCCGCGACGCCCCGGACCTCGTGGTCGAGGTCTCCTCGCCGTCGACCCGGCGCCTGGAGCTCGTGCGCAAGCGCGACCTCTACGAGCGCTACGGCGTCCCCGAGTACTGGTACGTCGACCGGGACGCGGACCGGGTCGAGGTGTACCGGCTCGGCACGGACCGCCGGTACGCCACCCCCGCCCTGCTCGGGTCCGGCGAGCACCTCACGACGCCGGCCGCACCGGGCTTCCGGGTCGCGGTGGACGACGTGCTCGGGCTCGGGTGA